The following are encoded in a window of Lynx canadensis isolate LIC74 chromosome B1, mLynCan4.pri.v2, whole genome shotgun sequence genomic DNA:
- the IKBKB gene encoding inhibitor of nuclear factor kappa-B kinase subunit beta isoform X4, whose protein sequence is MVSTEGVWCPSSALRYLHENRIIHRDLKPENIVLQQGEQRLIHKIIDLGYAKELDQGSLCTSFVGTLQYLAPELLEQQKYTVTVDYWSFGTLAFECITGFRPFLPNWQPVQWHSKVRQKSEMDIVVSEDLNGAVKFSSSLPYPNNLNSVLAQRLEKWLQLMLMWHPRQRGTDPVYGPNGCFKALDDILNLKLVHILNMVTGIIHTYPVTEDESLQSLKARIQNDTGIPEEDQELLQEAGLALIPDKPATQCISEGKLNEGRTLDMDLVFLFDNSKITYETQISPRPQPESVSCILQEPKRNLSFFQLRKVWGQVWHSIQTLKEDCNRLQQGQRAAMMNLLRNNSCLSKMKNSMASMSQQLKAKLDFFKTSIQIDLEKYSEQTEFGITSDKLLLAWREMEQAVELCGRLFHQENEVKHLVERMMALQTDIVDLQRSPMGRKQGGTLDDLEEQARELYRRLREKPRDQRTDGDSLEMVRLLLQAIQGFEKKVRVIYTQLSKTVVCKQKALELLPKVEEVVSLMNEDEKTVVRLQEKRQKELWNLLKIACSKVRGPVSGSPDSMNAARLSHSGQLMSQPSTAPNSLPESVKKSEELVAEAHTLCTQLENAMQDTIKEQDQSLRSLDWSWLQTEEEEQNGLEQAS, encoded by the exons CCTCTGCACTTAGATACCTTCATGAAAACAGAATCATCCATCGGGATCTGAAACCAGAAAACATCGTCCTGCAACAAGGAGAACAAAGA ttaatacACAAAATTATTGACCTAGGATATGCCAAGGAACTGGATCAGGGCAGTCTCTGTACTTCCTTTGTGGGGACCCTGCAATACCTG GCCCCGGAACTCCTGGAGCAGCAGAAGTACACAGTGACTGTGGACTACTGGAGCTTCGGCACCTTGGCTTTTGAGTGCATCACAGGCTTCCGACCTTTCCTTCCTAACTGGCAGCCCGTGCAGTG GCATTCCAAAGTCCGGCAGAAGAGTGAGATGGACATTGTTGTCAGTGAAGACTTGAATGGAGCGGTGAAGTTTTCCAGCTCCTTACCCTATCCCAATAATCTGAACAG CGTCCTGGCACAGCGACTTGAGAAGTGGCTGCAGCTGATGCTGATGTGGCACCCACGACAGAGGGGCACCGATCCTGTGTATGGTCCCAATGGCTGTTTCAAGGCCCTGGATGACATCTTAAACCTAAAG CTGGTTCATATCTTGAACATGGTCACAGGCATCATTCACACGTATCCAGTGACAGAGGATGAGAGTCTGCAGAGCTTAAAGGCCAGAATCCAGAATGACACAGGGATCCCCGAGGAGGACCAGGAGCTGCTGCAAGAAGCTGGTCTGGCATTGATCCCTGACAAGCCGGCTACTCAGTGTATTTCAGAGGGCAAG CTGAATGAGGGCCGCACATTGGACATGGATCTCGTCTTTCTCTTTGACAACAGTAAAATCACGTATGAGACTCAGATCTCGCCACGGCCCCAACCTGAAAGTGTCAGCTGTATCC TTCAAGAGCCCAAGAGGAACCTCTCCTTCTTCCAGCTGAGGAAAGTGTGGGGCCAGGTTTGGCACAGCATCCAGACCCTGAAGGAGGACTGTAACCGGCTACAGCAGGGACAGCGAGCTGCCAT GATGAATCTCCTCCGGAATAATAGCTGCCTCTCCAAGATGAAGAATTCTATGGCTTCCATGTCTCAGCAGCTCAAAGCCAAGTTAGATTTCTTTAAAACCAGCATCCAGATTGACCTGGAGAAGTACAGTGAGCAGACAGAATTTGGGATCA catcaGATAAACTGCTGCTGGCCTGGAGGGAAATGGAACAGGCTGTGGAGCTCTGTGGGCGG CTTTTTCATCAGGAGAATGAAGTGAAGCACCTGGTGGAGCGGATGATGGCGCTGCAGACCGACATTGTGGACCTGCAGAGGAGCCCCATGGGGCGGAAGCAGGGGGGAACGCTGGACGACCT AGAAGAGCAAGCGAGGGAGCTTTACAGGAGACTTCGGGAAAAACCCAGAG ACCAACGAACTGATGGTGACAGTCTTGAAATGGTCCGGCTGCTTCTTCAGGCCATCCAAGGCTTTGAGAAGAAAGTGCGAGTGATTTATACGCAGCTCAG TAAAACTGTGGTTTGCAAGCAGAAGGCTCTGGAACTGTTGCCCAAGGTGGAAGAGGTGGTGAGTTTAATGAACGAAGACGAGAAGACTGTCGTCCGGCTTCAGGAGAAGCGGCAGAAGGAGCTCTGGAATCTCCTGAAGATCGCTTGT AGCAAAGTTCGTGGTCCTGTGAGTGGAAGCCCAGATAGCATGAATGCTGCTCGCCTCAGTCACTCTGGTCAGCTAATGTCTCAGCCTTCCACTGCCCCTAACAGCTTGCCTGAGTCTGTCAAGAAAAG TGAAGAACTGGTGGCTGAAGCACACACGCTCTGCACCCAGCTAGAAAATGCGATGCAAGACACCATCAAAGAGCAGGACCAGAGTTTAAGG TCTCTAGACTGGAGCTGGTTACAGACGGAAGAAGAAGAGCAGAATGGCCTGGAACAGGCCTCTTGA